A genomic segment from Bryobacteraceae bacterium encodes:
- a CDS encoding sigma-54 dependent transcriptional regulator, protein MKRRRVLVVDDDESIRRVLRMQLEEAGYDVIVAGDGESAQRLIQEQTPKLVICDLRMPGMSGLDLLRWTRDAGSDTTFIMITAYGSVESAVEAMKSGAYDYVTKPIDYEALAMVVRRGMERQNLLEEVRNLRSALDQRYGFDGIVGHAPSLLRVLEMASRVAQHDSTVLIRGETGTGKELLARAIHHNSRRGNGPFATINCGAIPADLLEAELFGFTRGAFTGAMAAKPGKVEMADGGTLFLDEVGELPVEMQVKLLRLLQHGEVEKIGSRTRAVVDVRVIAATNRDLKTMTETGGFREDLYYRLAVVPLELPPLRERRDDIPELVQHLFRQQKERHGLPDLRMSPAVVARLETYNWPGNVRELENLIERMVVLSSGGEVTVRDIPEEIRPATAAAAAHGPLLTEMPEEGMSLEAVERELIERALEKFDGNQTQAARYLDISRRTLIYRMEKHQLSREPR, encoded by the coding sequence ATGAAGCGGCGCCGGGTGTTGGTGGTGGATGACGACGAGAGCATTCGCCGCGTGCTGCGGATGCAGTTGGAGGAAGCCGGCTATGACGTGATCGTCGCCGGCGACGGTGAGTCCGCGCAGCGGTTGATCCAGGAGCAGACGCCGAAGCTCGTGATCTGCGATCTGCGAATGCCGGGTATGAGCGGGCTCGATCTGCTGCGTTGGACGCGCGATGCCGGGTCCGACACCACGTTCATCATGATCACGGCGTATGGGAGCGTGGAATCGGCGGTGGAGGCGATGAAATCCGGCGCCTACGACTACGTCACCAAGCCGATCGACTACGAGGCTCTGGCAATGGTCGTACGGCGCGGGATGGAGCGGCAGAACCTGCTGGAGGAAGTTCGGAACCTGCGGTCCGCGCTGGACCAGCGCTATGGGTTCGACGGCATCGTGGGCCACGCGCCGTCGCTGCTGCGGGTGCTCGAGATGGCGTCGCGCGTGGCGCAGCACGATTCGACGGTGCTGATCCGCGGCGAAACGGGGACGGGGAAGGAACTGCTTGCGAGGGCGATTCATCACAACAGCCGGCGCGGCAACGGTCCGTTCGCGACCATCAACTGCGGGGCGATTCCGGCCGATCTGCTCGAGGCGGAGTTGTTCGGTTTTACGCGCGGGGCGTTCACCGGAGCGATGGCCGCCAAGCCCGGCAAGGTGGAGATGGCCGACGGGGGGACGCTGTTTCTCGACGAGGTGGGCGAACTGCCGGTGGAGATGCAGGTGAAGCTCCTGCGGCTGCTGCAGCACGGCGAGGTGGAGAAGATTGGATCCCGTACCAGGGCGGTGGTGGATGTGCGCGTCATCGCCGCGACAAACCGCGACCTGAAGACGATGACCGAGACGGGCGGCTTTCGCGAGGATCTCTATTACCGCTTGGCGGTGGTGCCGCTCGAACTGCCTCCGCTGCGGGAGCGGCGGGACGATATCCCGGAGCTGGTGCAGCACCTTTTCCGGCAGCAGAAGGAGCGGCACGGGCTGCCGGACCTGCGGATGTCGCCCGCCGTGGTGGCGCGGCTGGAGACGTACAACTGGCCGGGCAACGTGCGGGAACTCGAGAACCTGATCGAGCGGATGGTGGTGCTTTCCTCCGGAGGCGAGGTGACGGTGCGGGACATCCCGGAGGAGATCCGGCCGGCCACGGCGGCGGCCGCCGCTCATGGTCCGCTGCTCACCGAGATGCCGGAGGAGGGGATGAGTCTGGAAGCCGTTGAGCGTGAGTTGATCGAGCGCGCGCTCGAGAAATTCGATGGCAATCAGACGCAGGCGGCGCGGTATTTGGATATCAGCCGGCGGACTTTGATCTACCGCATGGAGAAGCACCAGTTGTCGCGGGAGCCGCGCTAG
- a CDS encoding cellulase family glycosylhydrolase, translating to MPGTLSEGLPALATAGNRILEIATSRPVLLRGVNRSGMEYAEPDHAGFASAAGITGSEMRHIAEDWRANIVRIPFNQDWALRGRRGHTAEAYLRDLDNIVRWAASHRMYTLLDLQWLDADNPFGPDRQFVPPLPNPSTPVLWEMLARRYRDEPAVLFDILNEPHDRLPDDPYPLWRPDGTLDDPSRRRVTMAEWQPWARSLVDAIRGPHPDALIFVSGANWAYDLRGFPLDRANLVYSTHVYRNKGRNWDEAFGDLALAHPVFAAEWGGRDRDLDWGRDLLRYFDRRGIGWAAWSWADQPHLVARHAPTKFGELVCDACRRVNGRGA from the coding sequence GTGCCAGGCACGCTCTCGGAAGGCCTTCCCGCTCTCGCTACCGCCGGGAACCGCATCCTCGAAATCGCAACCTCCCGCCCCGTCCTGCTGCGCGGCGTGAACCGCTCCGGCATGGAGTACGCCGAGCCCGACCATGCCGGCTTCGCCTCCGCCGCCGGCATAACCGGATCCGAGATGCGCCACATCGCCGAAGACTGGCGCGCCAATATCGTTCGCATCCCCTTCAACCAGGACTGGGCTCTCCGCGGACGCCGCGGCCACACCGCCGAAGCCTATCTGCGCGACCTTGACAACATCGTCCGCTGGGCCGCCTCTCACCGCATGTACACACTGCTCGACCTGCAGTGGCTCGACGCCGACAACCCCTTCGGCCCGGACCGCCAGTTCGTCCCGCCACTACCCAACCCCTCGACCCCCGTCCTCTGGGAAATGCTCGCGCGCCGCTACCGCGATGAGCCCGCCGTGCTCTTCGATATCCTCAACGAGCCGCACGACCGGCTCCCCGATGATCCCTACCCGCTGTGGAGGCCCGACGGCACGCTCGACGATCCCTCCCGCCGCCGCGTCACCATGGCCGAATGGCAGCCCTGGGCCCGCAGCCTCGTCGATGCCATCCGCGGCCCGCACCCGGACGCGCTCATCTTCGTCTCCGGCGCCAACTGGGCGTACGACCTCCGCGGTTTCCCGCTGGACCGCGCCAATCTCGTTTACTCCACGCACGTCTACCGCAACAAGGGCCGCAACTGGGACGAAGCGTTCGGAGATCTGGCGCTTGCTCACCCGGTGTTCGCCGCCGAATGGGGCGGCCGCGACCGCGATCTCGACTGGGGCCGCGATCTCCTCCGCTATTTCGACCGGCGCGGCATCGGTTGGGCCGCGTGGAGTTGGGCCGACCAGCCGCATCTGGTTGCGCGTCATGCCCCCACGAAGTTCGGAGAGCTCGTTTGCGACGCCTGCCGGCGCGTCAACGGACGGGGAGCGTGA
- a CDS encoding cobalamin B12-binding domain-containing protein, with amino-acid sequence MSVTSLAGGHEPEPVSLTGNEGMEPRIRVLVAKPGLDGHDRGAKVIARALRDAGMEVIYTGLRQTPEMIVNAALQEDVRVIGLSILSGAHNAIVPRVMELLAERGMSDVIVVVGGIVPDEDAAALRKLGVAAVFQPGASLEGIVDFIRSTASRDAASQSV; translated from the coding sequence TTGAGCGTAACAAGCCTCGCCGGCGGGCATGAGCCTGAGCCGGTATCTCTCACCGGAAACGAAGGAATGGAACCACGCATCCGGGTCCTGGTTGCGAAACCGGGCCTGGACGGTCACGATCGGGGCGCGAAGGTCATCGCGCGCGCGTTGCGGGACGCCGGCATGGAAGTCATCTATACCGGCCTTCGCCAGACGCCGGAGATGATCGTCAACGCCGCGCTTCAAGAAGACGTCCGCGTGATCGGCCTGTCGATCCTCTCCGGCGCGCACAATGCAATTGTGCCGCGGGTGATGGAACTGCTGGCCGAACGCGGCATGAGCGACGTGATCGTGGTAGTGGGTGGCATCGTCCCGGATGAGGATGCGGCGGCACTGCGGAAACTGGGTGTGGCGGCCGTGTTTCAGCCGGGGGCATCGCTCGAAGGCATCGTGGATTTCATCCGCTCCACCGCTTCGCGGGACGCGGCTTCGCAGAGCGTATGA
- a CDS encoding efflux RND transporter periplasmic adaptor subunit, which translates to MKGRWMALAAAAALITGTGCPKQETAQPVPSESAEEHNPMEITVNEELFGKIKIGKVGYSQVADSLRVAARVEADERHKAVIGAPVTGRITELSIQEGQMVRSGQVMATLYSTELTTVQSSLIKANTQRQLAQRASERAQLLLRADVIGAAELQRREAELQESQAEVAAARDHLKVLGMTPAAIAEMEKTRTLSSVTQIRATIEGTVLERKVTIGQVVQATEPAFVVADLSRVWLVADIPEQIATNVRVGKFVEAEVPALPGHLVRGKISFVSSIVNPDTRTVMVRMDVPNPKGMYKPSMLATMSISEAAESVRVVPVTAVVREENRDFVLVREKGRTFAMRPVNLGAEHDDVRVLVSGVERNEEIVLDGAFHVNNERRRLAIGSSE; encoded by the coding sequence ATGAAAGGGAGATGGATGGCGCTGGCCGCGGCGGCGGCCCTGATCACGGGTACGGGATGTCCGAAGCAGGAGACGGCTCAGCCGGTGCCGTCGGAGTCCGCCGAGGAACACAACCCGATGGAGATCACCGTCAACGAAGAGTTGTTCGGCAAGATCAAGATCGGGAAGGTGGGCTACTCACAGGTGGCCGACAGCCTGCGGGTGGCGGCGCGCGTCGAAGCCGACGAGCGGCACAAGGCCGTGATCGGCGCACCGGTTACGGGCCGGATCACCGAGCTCAGCATTCAGGAAGGGCAGATGGTACGCAGCGGTCAGGTGATGGCGACGCTCTACAGCACGGAGCTCACCACGGTGCAGTCGTCGCTGATCAAGGCCAATACCCAGCGGCAACTGGCGCAGCGGGCTTCCGAGCGGGCGCAGCTGCTGCTGCGGGCCGACGTGATCGGCGCGGCGGAGCTGCAGCGGAGGGAGGCGGAGCTGCAGGAATCGCAGGCGGAGGTGGCCGCGGCGCGGGACCACCTGAAGGTGCTCGGCATGACGCCGGCCGCGATCGCCGAGATGGAAAAGACGCGGACGCTGAGTTCGGTGACGCAGATCCGGGCCACCATCGAAGGCACGGTGCTCGAGCGCAAGGTGACGATCGGGCAGGTGGTGCAGGCCACCGAGCCGGCGTTCGTCGTGGCCGATCTTTCGCGCGTATGGCTGGTGGCCGACATCCCGGAACAGATCGCCACGAACGTACGCGTCGGCAAGTTCGTGGAAGCCGAGGTTCCAGCGCTGCCGGGCCACCTCGTTCGCGGCAAGATCTCGTTCGTGAGTTCGATCGTCAACCCGGACACGCGCACGGTGATGGTGCGCATGGACGTGCCGAATCCGAAGGGGATGTACAAGCCGTCGATGCTCGCGACGATGTCGATCAGCGAGGCGGCCGAAAGCGTCCGCGTGGTGCCAGTGACGGCGGTGGTTCGCGAAGAAAACCGCGACTTCGTGCTGGTCCGCGAGAAGGGCCGGACGTTCGCGATGCGGCCAGTGAATCTCGGCGCCGAGCACGACGACGTGCGGGTGCTGGTTTCCGGCGTGGAGCGCAACGAGGAGATCGTGCTCGACGGCGCTTTTCACGTGAACAACGAACGGCGGCGGCTGGCCATCGGGTCTTCGGAGTAA
- the proC gene encoding pyrroline-5-carboxylate reductase, which translates to MSTASGPRIAIIGAGNIGGALLGGIVKGGVTAPGNVTATVQSKERQVELERRFPGVRITCGGNLEASESADVVILAVKPAAMPAVVEQIRWGLRESRIVVSLAAAFPILLLETVIGRHLPVFRAMPNIPVVVEEGATAIAANAHAKPEQRALVDGIFRSVGVVCWVEEDQLHAVTALSGSGPAYIYMAIEAMIAGGLKMGLSHDVATRLAEQTVLGAAKLVRETMLHPAVLKDQVITPGGVTIAAIHELERHGLRSMMITAVETATAHSRTMTERIVEAHLPAE; encoded by the coding sequence ATGTCCACTGCAAGCGGACCCCGGATCGCCATCATCGGCGCCGGAAACATAGGCGGCGCCTTACTGGGGGGGATCGTCAAGGGCGGCGTCACCGCGCCCGGCAACGTCACGGCGACCGTTCAATCCAAGGAGCGCCAGGTCGAGCTCGAGCGCCGCTTTCCCGGCGTCAGGATCACCTGCGGAGGCAACCTCGAAGCCAGCGAATCGGCCGACGTCGTCATCCTCGCCGTGAAGCCAGCCGCCATGCCCGCTGTGGTCGAACAGATCCGTTGGGGTCTGCGCGAATCGCGCATTGTCGTTTCGCTCGCGGCCGCCTTTCCGATCCTGCTGCTTGAAACCGTGATCGGCAGGCACCTGCCGGTGTTCCGCGCCATGCCGAACATCCCTGTGGTGGTGGAAGAGGGAGCGACGGCGATCGCCGCCAACGCCCACGCCAAACCGGAGCAGCGCGCGCTCGTCGACGGCATCTTCCGCTCCGTGGGCGTCGTCTGCTGGGTGGAAGAAGATCAGCTCCATGCCGTCACCGCGCTTTCCGGCAGCGGACCGGCGTACATCTACATGGCGATCGAAGCCATGATCGCGGGCGGCCTGAAGATGGGCCTTTCCCACGACGTGGCCACTCGCCTCGCCGAACAAACCGTGCTCGGCGCTGCGAAGCTGGTGCGCGAAACCATGCTCCATCCCGCCGTTCTAAAAGACCAGGTGATCACCCCCGGCGGCGTCACCATCGCCGCGATTCACGAATTGGAAAGACACGGGCTTCGGTCCATGATGATCACCGCCGTCGAGACCGCGACGGCGCATTCCCGCACGATGACGGAGCGCATCGTGGAAGCCCACCTTCCGGCGGAATAG
- a CDS encoding NYN domain-containing protein, giving the protein MNDKLNIAVFVDYDNIEIGVKSTLRREFRVAPVLDALKERGVIVAKFAYANWGRQEPATRQMAENAVQMVQRIPSPRGDKNGADINLALDAMEMAFTHPHVNAFAIVSGDSDFIPLVNKLKEYGKTVFIVGGKAFTSTILQQNCHEFISYESMLDDMPVMSRPPRDRRDRPERQERQDRPQENRPEAAAGPKPEQAAKQDRPPDQQQGPKPEKKPGGGGGGGKDRPAPLDLNQALPLVERALEVLERRAVQPQLGLLKSTMLQLSPSFNEKVYGARSFSEFVDLLKRADYVHVSGSGGRYVIERKRTHSPDKIQLKPEDALPFLRDVLEDHRLDMEDGVGAEQLQVWVGEEKPDLNWTKYGFQEFNHLLNFAQDRTVVRLEPDEERGLIVYLGAEFYPPAPPPMSEDDAPHEYDERQPIVEGQPTIFEPDPKPVSPRARKKSASPRKATKKTTRRKP; this is encoded by the coding sequence ATGAATGATAAATTGAACATCGCCGTTTTCGTCGACTACGACAATATTGAAATCGGCGTGAAAAGCACGCTGCGCCGCGAGTTTCGCGTCGCGCCCGTGCTCGACGCATTGAAGGAACGCGGCGTGATCGTCGCCAAGTTCGCCTACGCCAACTGGGGCCGCCAGGAACCAGCCACACGGCAGATGGCGGAGAACGCCGTGCAAATGGTGCAGCGCATCCCGTCGCCGCGCGGGGATAAGAACGGCGCCGACATCAATCTCGCCCTGGACGCCATGGAGATGGCCTTTACGCATCCCCATGTGAACGCGTTCGCCATCGTCAGCGGCGACAGCGACTTCATCCCGCTGGTGAACAAGCTCAAGGAATACGGCAAGACCGTGTTCATCGTGGGCGGGAAGGCCTTCACCTCCACCATCCTGCAGCAGAACTGCCACGAGTTCATCAGCTACGAATCGATGCTCGACGACATGCCGGTGATGTCGCGGCCGCCACGCGACCGGCGTGATCGTCCGGAGCGCCAGGAGCGCCAGGACCGCCCGCAGGAAAACAGGCCGGAAGCGGCCGCGGGTCCGAAGCCGGAGCAGGCCGCGAAACAGGATCGGCCGCCCGATCAGCAGCAGGGGCCCAAACCGGAGAAGAAGCCCGGCGGCGGCGGAGGAGGAGGGAAAGACCGTCCGGCCCCGCTCGATCTCAATCAGGCGCTGCCGCTGGTGGAGCGCGCGCTCGAAGTGCTTGAACGCCGCGCCGTGCAGCCTCAACTCGGGCTGTTGAAGTCGACCATGCTCCAGCTTTCGCCGAGCTTCAACGAAAAGGTCTACGGGGCGCGGAGCTTTTCCGAATTCGTCGACCTGTTGAAGCGCGCCGACTATGTCCACGTGAGCGGTTCCGGTGGCCGCTATGTCATCGAACGGAAGCGCACGCACTCGCCCGACAAGATCCAGTTGAAGCCCGAGGACGCGCTCCCGTTCCTCCGCGATGTGCTCGAGGATCATCGCCTCGACATGGAAGACGGCGTGGGCGCCGAACAGTTGCAGGTCTGGGTGGGAGAGGAAAAGCCCGACCTCAACTGGACCAAGTACGGCTTCCAGGAGTTCAACCACCTGCTGAACTTCGCGCAGGACCGGACCGTGGTGCGCCTCGAGCCGGATGAGGAGCGCGGGTTGATCGTCTACCTGGGCGCCGAGTTCTACCCGCCGGCCCCGCCGCCGATGAGCGAGGACGACGCGCCGCACGAGTACGACGAGCGCCAACCCATCGTCGAAGGCCAGCCGACGATCTTTGAGCCGGATCCGAAGCCTGTTTCGCCGCGGGCGCGGAAGAAGTCCGCTTCGCCGCGCAAGGCCACGAAGAAAACCACGCGGAGGAAACCATGA
- a CDS encoding ATP-binding protein, whose product MTPTDTELHPKSSMHPAAVPSPLTAAARTEPAGASWFRREHFAPAGAIAAGIVGVAILLSVFPPSEPQTHNFLHNLAFIPILAAGMLFGWRGAAVSVALSAIVQAPHLLLTWRGATVYTLDQVMELVIFGVAGIVAGLLADRERSQKEYLATTKRELEHVYEELRRNVERLRRAERLSAAGQLSAGLAHEIRNPLAGIAGAAGLLRRAWDRGENAANARECLEIIDKESHRLDRLLSSFLEFAKPRPPRIRRTGLRPVLESVAGIASHSQQARDIRFDITVEAGLGDVACDPEQLKQVLLNLVINSIQAMEGRGTIRIEAAREASEEAFSIAVTDTGCGVPPDELPRIFDPFYTSREGGTGLGLPVAANIVEQHGGQIAAENDAGGGLTVRVVLPMARENE is encoded by the coding sequence ATGACACCCACGGATACGGAATTGCATCCAAAATCCTCGATGCACCCGGCAGCCGTGCCGTCTCCGCTGACCGCCGCCGCCCGCACCGAGCCGGCCGGGGCCTCGTGGTTCCGCCGGGAGCACTTCGCCCCGGCCGGAGCCATCGCCGCCGGCATCGTCGGCGTCGCGATTCTGCTCTCTGTGTTCCCTCCTTCGGAACCGCAAACCCACAACTTTCTCCACAACCTCGCCTTTATCCCGATCCTCGCCGCTGGGATGCTGTTCGGGTGGCGTGGGGCAGCGGTTTCCGTGGCGCTTTCGGCGATCGTCCAGGCTCCTCACCTTCTGCTGACTTGGCGCGGGGCCACCGTATACACGCTGGACCAGGTAATGGAGCTGGTTATCTTCGGCGTCGCCGGAATCGTCGCTGGGCTGCTCGCCGACCGCGAGCGCAGCCAGAAGGAGTACCTCGCCACCACCAAGCGCGAGCTCGAGCATGTTTATGAAGAGCTGCGCCGCAACGTCGAGCGCCTGCGCCGCGCCGAGCGCCTTTCGGCCGCGGGCCAGCTCTCCGCCGGGCTGGCGCACGAAATCCGCAATCCGCTGGCGGGAATCGCTGGGGCTGCGGGTCTGCTTCGCCGGGCTTGGGACCGCGGCGAGAACGCTGCCAACGCCCGCGAATGCCTCGAAATCATCGACAAGGAATCGCACCGTCTGGACCGGCTGCTTTCGAGCTTTCTCGAGTTCGCCAAGCCGCGCCCGCCGCGAATTCGGCGAACCGGTCTCCGCCCCGTCCTTGAATCGGTGGCCGGCATCGCCTCGCATTCGCAGCAGGCGCGTGACATCCGTTTCGACATCACGGTGGAGGCCGGGCTCGGCGACGTTGCCTGCGACCCGGAGCAGTTGAAGCAGGTGCTGCTGAACCTGGTGATCAACTCGATTCAGGCTATGGAGGGGCGCGGCACGATTCGAATCGAGGCGGCGCGCGAGGCATCGGAAGAGGCGTTTTCGATCGCCGTCACAGACACCGGATGCGGGGTTCCGCCTGACGAGCTGCCGCGCATATTCGACCCCTTCTATACTTCGCGCGAAGGCGGCACCGGCCTGGGTCTTCCGGTGGCCGCGAACATCGTGGAGCAGCACGGCGGGCAGATCGCCGCTGAAAACGACGCCGGAGGAGGGCTGACCGTGCGGGTGGTGCTGCCGATGGCGCGGGAGAACGAATGA
- a CDS encoding TolC family protein: MFVRVFALVGALLGVLPGWTEPGRAQTPGGPAKLTLAEALALAEGNNPQLRAAMATTEGARAGIVTARAYPNPEVNVMEGGQHSRLASTGPGAPGLLQHYSFHQPIDLPRHREARINTAELRYNATEYGLDEARLAVRAAVKQTFYQALQRREEVVLAEENVKLIEDFRRRIQVQVEVGEAARLELTRAEAEVATAVTLERAAQLRLLTALAELRTVVSAPLPPNLELVGELDPAQAMPALDDLRKTVLSRHPSISQSQAEVRRAEAQLRTERVLRVPAPAVHAEYEQQPDLRFYRFGISVPVPLWNRREGPIGEATAAVNQARAYADLLRLRLTAQLERAYGQWEVATQQVEMYETGVLREAEAALRAAEAAYKFGERGIVEVLDAQRVLRAVRTDFLNARFDRQAGLVELERLRAVELQP; the protein is encoded by the coding sequence GTGTTCGTTCGCGTCTTCGCGCTAGTTGGCGCGCTACTCGGCGTCCTACCGGGATGGACGGAGCCTGGGCGAGCCCAGACGCCAGGAGGGCCGGCGAAGCTGACGCTGGCCGAAGCGCTGGCGCTGGCCGAGGGGAACAATCCGCAACTGCGCGCGGCCATGGCGACCACCGAGGGAGCCCGGGCCGGGATTGTGACCGCGCGTGCGTACCCGAATCCGGAAGTGAACGTGATGGAGGGCGGCCAGCACTCACGGCTGGCATCCACCGGCCCCGGCGCACCGGGCCTGCTCCAGCACTACAGCTTCCACCAGCCGATTGATCTGCCCCGCCATCGCGAGGCCCGCATCAACACAGCGGAGCTGCGATACAACGCCACCGAGTACGGGCTCGACGAAGCGCGGCTGGCAGTTCGCGCGGCCGTGAAGCAGACTTTCTACCAGGCGCTGCAGCGGCGGGAGGAAGTGGTTTTGGCCGAGGAAAACGTAAAGCTCATCGAAGACTTCCGCCGGCGCATTCAGGTTCAAGTGGAAGTGGGCGAGGCGGCGCGGCTCGAATTGACGCGCGCCGAAGCCGAGGTGGCCACCGCGGTGACGCTCGAACGGGCGGCGCAACTGCGGCTGCTCACGGCGCTCGCCGAACTGCGGACGGTGGTCAGCGCCCCGCTGCCACCGAACCTCGAACTGGTGGGCGAGTTGGACCCGGCGCAGGCGATGCCAGCTCTAGACGACTTGCGGAAAACCGTGCTGTCGCGGCATCCTTCGATTTCGCAGTCGCAGGCCGAAGTCCGCCGGGCCGAAGCGCAATTGCGAACCGAACGCGTTCTGCGCGTACCCGCGCCGGCGGTCCACGCCGAGTACGAACAGCAGCCGGACCTGCGCTTCTACCGCTTCGGCATCTCCGTCCCGGTGCCGTTGTGGAACCGGCGGGAAGGGCCGATCGGCGAGGCAACGGCGGCTGTGAACCAGGCGCGCGCGTATGCGGATCTGCTGCGGCTGCGGTTGACGGCGCAGCTCGAGCGCGCCTACGGCCAGTGGGAGGTGGCCACGCAGCAAGTGGAAATGTACGAGACGGGTGTGCTGCGCGAGGCGGAAGCGGCGTTGCGGGCGGCCGAGGCGGCGTACAAGTTCGGCGAGCGCGGAATCGTCGAAGTGCTCGATGCGCAGCGGGTGCTGCGCGCGGTGCGGACGGACTTTCTGAATGCGCGGTTCGACCGCCAGGCGGGCCTGGTGGAACTAGAACGCCTGCGCGCGGTGGAGTTGCAACCATGA
- a CDS encoding M3 family metallopeptidase, whose protein sequence is MSDNPLLGTTFEIPFDRIRAADVEPAIGELIARAERRMEEIAGVSGERTWANTMDPLDRLTTELDTALSVTRHIENVATTPDFRKAYNAIEPLTTAFYARIPLHDGLWRALQSYAATPEAAALTGERKRYLKKSIDNFRRHGAGLPADKKAELERIDVELSRTATKFSENVLDDTNAWELVITGEAGLAGLPESARTMVRESARAKGMPGWRFTLQAPVYTAVMTYLDDAAVRERMYRAYQTRASKGDHANGPNIARLVELRREKAHLLGYAGFDAFVLEDRMAGDGEHAIAFLEDLRVKTAPFFERENRELLGFRRDMEGPDAPVLQPWDVGYYAEKLRKARYDFDEEMLRPYFPLDGVVDGLFRLVETLFGVQAREKKGAPGWDPAVRYYELIEGDGTLLGGFYADWFPRENKRQGAWMDAFRTGGPRSDGGHDPHLGLMCGNMTPPAEGRPALLTHREVETVFHEFGHLLHHLLSKVGVRSFAGTAVAWDFVELPSQIMENWCWERESLDLFARHHETGAPLPDDLFARMKAARAFRAANAQMRQLSFGFVDLRLHREYDPARDGDPAAWGRKQMQPFSPAPLPPEHAMLCSFTHLFASPVGYAAGYYSYKWAEVLDADAFTRFQREGVFSKEAGRAFRDCILSKGNSDEPANLYRCFMGRDPDPAALLERAGLAGA, encoded by the coding sequence ATGAGCGACAATCCCCTTCTCGGCACCACCTTCGAAATCCCGTTCGACCGCATTCGGGCCGCGGACGTCGAGCCGGCCATCGGCGAGCTGATCGCCCGCGCCGAACGCCGAATGGAAGAAATCGCCGGCGTCTCCGGAGAGCGCACCTGGGCTAACACGATGGACCCGCTCGACCGGCTCACCACCGAACTCGACACGGCCCTCTCGGTGACGCGCCATATCGAAAACGTCGCGACGACGCCGGATTTCCGCAAGGCCTACAACGCCATCGAGCCGCTCACCACCGCGTTCTACGCGCGCATCCCGCTGCACGATGGGCTGTGGCGCGCGCTGCAATCCTATGCGGCCACCCCCGAAGCCGCCGCGCTAACCGGCGAACGGAAACGCTACCTCAAGAAGTCCATCGACAACTTCCGCCGCCACGGCGCCGGGCTGCCGGCGGACAAGAAAGCCGAACTCGAACGCATCGACGTGGAGCTCTCGCGCACGGCCACGAAATTCTCCGAGAACGTGCTCGACGACACCAACGCCTGGGAATTGGTGATCACCGGTGAAGCCGGGCTCGCCGGGCTGCCTGAGTCCGCGCGGACGATGGTGCGGGAGAGCGCCAGGGCCAAAGGCATGCCAGGATGGCGGTTCACTCTGCAGGCGCCGGTCTACACCGCGGTGATGACCTACCTTGACGATGCCGCCGTCCGCGAGCGCATGTACCGTGCCTACCAGACGCGTGCTTCGAAGGGCGATCACGCCAACGGACCGAACATCGCGCGGCTCGTCGAACTCCGGCGCGAAAAGGCCCACCTGCTCGGCTACGCCGGCTTCGACGCTTTCGTACTCGAAGACCGGATGGCGGGCGACGGCGAACACGCCATCGCGTTCCTCGAAGACCTTCGCGTGAAGACGGCGCCGTTTTTCGAGCGCGAGAACCGCGAACTGCTCGGCTTCCGGCGGGACATGGAAGGGCCGGACGCGCCCGTGCTTCAGCCGTGGGACGTCGGCTACTACGCCGAAAAGCTGCGCAAGGCGCGCTACGACTTCGATGAAGAAATGCTGCGGCCGTACTTCCCGCTCGATGGCGTGGTCGACGGGCTCTTCCGGCTGGTCGAAACGCTGTTCGGCGTTCAGGCGCGCGAGAAGAAGGGCGCGCCGGGATGGGATCCGGCCGTTCGCTATTACGAGTTGATCGAGGGCGACGGTACGCTGCTCGGCGGCTTCTACGCCGACTGGTTCCCGCGCGAAAACAAGCGCCAGGGCGCGTGGATGGATGCCTTTCGCACCGGCGGTCCGCGCTCCGATGGCGGCCACGACCCGCACCTCGGCCTCATGTGCGGCAACATGACGCCGCCCGCCGAGGGGCGCCCCGCGCTGCTTACTCATCGCGAAGTGGAGACGGTGTTCCACGAATTCGGGCATCTGCTGCATCATCTTCTGAGCAAGGTGGGCGTGCGGTCGTTCGCCGGCACCGCCGTCGCGTGGGACTTCGTGGAGCTGCCGTCGCAGATCATGGAGAATTGGTGCTGGGAGCGCGAATCGCTAGACCTTTTCGCGCGCCACCACGAGACCGGCGCGCCGCTGCCGGACGACCTGTTCGCGCGGATGAAGGCGGCGCGGGCTTTCCGTGCCGCCAACGCGCAGATGCGCCAGTTGAGCTTCGGCTTCGTGGACCTGCGCCTGCATCGCGAATACGACCCCGCGCGCGACGGCGACCCCGCCGCCTGGGGACGCAAGCAGATGCAGCCCTTCTCGCCCGCGCCTCTGCCGCCGGAGCACGCGATGCTTTGTTCGTTCACGCACTTATTCGCGAGTCCGGTGGGTTATGCCGCCGGTTACTACTCGTATAAGTGGGCGGAAGTGCTGGACGCGGATGCGTTCACACGGTTCCAGCGCGAGGGTGTCTTCTCGAAGGAAGCCGGGCGCGCTTTTCGCGATTGCATCCTTTCCAAGGGCAATAGCGACGAGCCGGCCAACCTCTACCGCTGCTTCATGGGCCGTGATCCAGACCCGGCGGCGCTGCTTGAACGGGCCGGGCTGGCGGGCGCATAG